The Halopseudomonas sabulinigri genome window below encodes:
- the secD gene encoding protein translocase subunit SecD has protein sequence MLNRYPLWKYLLIVAVLALGLIYAMPNLYPDDPAIQISGASSTQSIEQSDLNRIEQALAAAGLQTKGSELGSNNRSGLVRLVNRSDQLQAQDVVRDALGRDYVVAQNLAPTTPEWLSNIGAGPMTLGLDLSGGVHFLLQVDMDKALESRVNVYQSEVRGLMRTEGLRYRSLPTQGTTLQFGFADEEQLADARRLIGKQYSQFALTSVEKDGQQVLQLALTDTEVAAIREYAVKQNLTTVRNRVNELGVAEPLVQRQGANRIVVELPGVQDTAEAKRVLGKTANLEFRLAAEPDAAAATTETFEYHGNNGRPPAQVERSIIITGDQVTDAQSNYDENGRPQVNIKLDSHGGELMNRATRNNIGRGMAVLFIEQRQISRTVTQEVDGVAQQVEIPAFVEEKSIISLATIQSALGNQFRITGLDSPAEASELALLLRAGGLAAPMHFVEERTIGPSLGAENIAKGVTATQVGFALVLVFMLLVYRAFGVFAGIALTFNLVLLLALMSMLGATLTLPGIAGIVLTLGMAVDANVLIFSRIKEEVANGMSPQRAVHEGFDKAFSAIIDGNLTTLLVGVILFAMGSGPVKGFAVTLSLGILTSMFSAIMVTRAMVNLSVGGRDIKKLWL, from the coding sequence ATGCTCAACCGTTACCCCCTCTGGAAGTATTTGCTGATTGTGGCCGTGCTCGCGCTTGGCCTGATCTACGCCATGCCCAATCTGTACCCGGATGATCCTGCCATCCAGATTTCCGGTGCCAGCTCTACGCAATCCATCGAACAGTCCGATCTGAACCGAATCGAGCAGGCGCTGGCCGCCGCCGGGTTGCAGACCAAGGGCAGCGAGTTGGGCAGCAACAACCGTTCCGGTCTGGTGCGTCTGGTCAATCGCTCCGACCAGCTGCAGGCGCAGGATGTGGTGCGCGACGCGCTGGGCCGCGATTACGTGGTGGCGCAGAACCTTGCACCCACCACGCCCGAATGGTTGAGCAATATCGGCGCTGGCCCGATGACACTGGGCCTGGATTTGTCAGGCGGCGTGCACTTTCTGTTGCAGGTCGACATGGACAAGGCGCTGGAGTCGCGGGTTAACGTCTACCAGAGTGAAGTGCGTGGCCTGATGCGCACCGAAGGGCTACGCTATCGCAGTCTGCCGACACAAGGCACCACGCTGCAGTTTGGCTTTGCCGACGAAGAGCAACTGGCTGACGCGCGCCGGCTGATTGGCAAGCAGTACAGCCAGTTTGCCCTGACCTCGGTTGAGAAGGATGGTCAGCAGGTGCTGCAGTTGGCGTTGACCGATACCGAAGTCGCTGCGATTCGCGAGTACGCGGTCAAGCAGAACCTGACCACCGTGCGCAACCGGGTGAACGAGTTGGGTGTGGCTGAGCCTCTGGTACAGCGTCAGGGCGCCAACCGCATCGTGGTTGAATTGCCAGGTGTGCAGGACACCGCCGAGGCCAAGCGCGTACTGGGCAAGACCGCCAACCTGGAGTTCCGTCTGGCTGCGGAGCCCGATGCTGCCGCCGCCACGACCGAAACCTTTGAATACCACGGCAATAACGGCCGCCCACCGGCGCAGGTTGAGCGCAGCATCATCATCACCGGTGATCAGGTGACCGATGCGCAGTCCAACTACGACGAGAACGGCCGTCCGCAGGTGAATATCAAGCTCGACAGCCACGGCGGCGAGCTGATGAACCGTGCCACCCGCAACAATATTGGTCGCGGCATGGCGGTGCTGTTTATCGAGCAGCGCCAGATCAGCCGTACGGTGACGCAGGAAGTCGATGGCGTTGCGCAGCAAGTCGAGATTCCGGCCTTCGTTGAAGAAAAGTCGATCATCAGTCTGGCCACAATTCAGAGCGCGCTGGGCAACCAGTTCCGCATTACCGGTCTGGATTCCCCGGCTGAAGCCTCGGAACTGGCACTGCTGCTGCGTGCCGGCGGTCTGGCGGCGCCCATGCACTTTGTTGAAGAACGCACCATCGGGCCAAGCCTGGGTGCGGAAAACATCGCCAAGGGTGTGACGGCTACACAGGTCGGCTTTGCTCTGGTATTGGTTTTCATGTTGCTGGTTTACCGCGCTTTCGGCGTGTTTGCCGGCATTGCATTGACCTTCAACCTGGTGCTGTTGCTGGCGCTGATGTCGATGCTGGGTGCGACCCTGACCCTGCCGGGTATTGCCGGTATCGTGTTGACCCTGGGTATGGCGGTTGATGCCAACGTGCTGATCTTCTCGCGCATCAAGGAGGAGGTGGCCAACGGCATGTCACCACAGCGTGCGGTGCACGAAGGCTTCGATAAGGCGTTTTCCGCCATTATCGACGGTAACCTGACTACGCTGCTGGTGGGGGTCATCCTCTTTGCCATGGGCTCCGGTCCGGTCAAGGGATTCGCCGTAACACTGTCGCTGGGGATTCTGACCTCGATGTTCAGTGCCATCATGGTCACCCGTGCCATGGTCAACCTGTCCGTCGGTGGACG
- the yajC gene encoding preprotein translocase subunit YajC, translating to MSFFIPAAMAQSAGGAAAPVGAGFEWIFLVGFVVIFYLMIWRPQAKRAKEHKNLLANLSNGDEVVTGGGILGKVKKVTDEFVVLEVTESQELKFQKGAIVAVLPKGTLKAI from the coding sequence ATGAGCTTTTTCATTCCCGCCGCTATGGCGCAATCAGCTGGCGGCGCAGCCGCACCCGTGGGTGCCGGTTTCGAATGGATTTTTCTGGTCGGTTTTGTCGTCATCTTCTATCTGATGATCTGGCGTCCCCAGGCCAAGCGTGCGAAAGAGCACAAGAATCTGCTGGCCAACCTGTCCAATGGTGATGAAGTGGTAACCGGCGGCGGTATTCTTGGCAAGGTGAAGAAGGTCACCGATGAGTTCGTTGTGCTGGAAGTAACCGAAAGCCAGGAGCTGAAGTTTCAGAAAGGCGCCATCGTCGCCGTACTGCCCAAGGGCACACTGAAAGCCATCTAA
- the tgt gene encoding tRNA guanosine(34) transglycosylase Tgt, with protein MSFELLATDGKARRGRLSFPRGVVETPAFMPVGTYGTVKGMLPRDVEAIGAQIILGNTFHLWLRPGTKVIQQHGDLHDFMQWKGPILTDSGGFQVFSLGAMRKIKEEGVYFSSPVDGAKVFMGPEESMQVQRELGSDIVMIFDECTPYPADEDTARRSMELSLRWAKRSKAAHEGNPSALFGIVQGGMHENLRLRSLEGLCEIGFDGLAIGGLSVGEPKDEMMRVLDFLPGHMPPEKPRYLMGVGKPEDLVEGVRRGVDMFDCVMPTRNARNGHLFTEAGVIKIRNAVHRHDQSPLDPACDCYTCQNFSRAYLHHLDKCGEMLGSMLNTIHNLRHYQRLMAGLRSAIQQGTLTDFVDDFYAKLGLPVPPLQA; from the coding sequence ATGTCCTTTGAACTGCTGGCCACCGACGGCAAGGCCCGTCGCGGCCGGCTGAGCTTTCCGCGTGGCGTGGTGGAAACCCCCGCGTTCATGCCGGTGGGCACCTACGGTACGGTCAAGGGCATGTTGCCGCGCGATGTCGAGGCCATCGGCGCGCAGATCATTCTCGGCAATACCTTCCATCTCTGGTTGCGCCCCGGCACCAAGGTGATTCAGCAGCACGGCGATTTGCACGACTTCATGCAGTGGAAGGGGCCGATCCTGACCGATTCCGGTGGCTTTCAGGTGTTCAGCCTGGGCGCCATGCGCAAGATCAAGGAGGAGGGCGTCTACTTCTCCTCGCCGGTGGACGGCGCCAAGGTATTCATGGGGCCGGAGGAGTCGATGCAGGTGCAGCGCGAGCTGGGCTCCGACATCGTGATGATCTTTGACGAGTGCACGCCCTATCCGGCGGATGAAGACACGGCGCGCCGCTCCATGGAGCTGTCGCTGCGCTGGGCCAAGCGTTCCAAGGCGGCGCATGAGGGCAATCCGTCGGCGCTGTTTGGGATCGTACAGGGCGGCATGCATGAAAATCTGCGGTTGCGTTCGCTCGAGGGCCTGTGCGAGATCGGCTTCGATGGTCTGGCCATTGGTGGCTTGTCGGTCGGTGAGCCGAAAGACGAAATGATGCGTGTACTGGATTTTCTGCCTGGCCATATGCCGCCGGAAAAACCCCGTTACCTGATGGGCGTTGGCAAACCTGAGGATCTGGTGGAAGGTGTGCGCCGCGGGGTCGACATGTTCGACTGCGTGATGCCCACGCGCAATGCGCGTAACGGCCATCTGTTTACCGAGGCGGGGGTGATCAAGATCCGCAACGCGGTGCACCGGCACGACCAAAGTCCGCTTGATCCGGCCTGCGACTGCTACACCTGCCAAAACTTCTCGCGCGCCTATCTGCATCACCTGGACAAGTGCGGCGAAATGCTCGGCAGTATGCTCAATACCATCCATAACCTGCGGCATTATCAGCGGCTTATGGCAGGTTTGCGCAGTGCCATTCAACAGGGTACATTGACCGACTTTGTGGATGACTTCTACGCCAAGCTGGGTCTGCCGGTTCCTCCGCTGCAGGCTTGA
- the queA gene encoding tRNA preQ1(34) S-adenosylmethionine ribosyltransferase-isomerase QueA gives MRLSDFAFDLPDELIARHPLAERRGSRLLCLDGPSGELSHRRFVDLLEYLQPGDLMVFNNTRVIPARLFGRKETGGQLEVLVERVLDEHRVLAHIRSSKSPKPGSKILLEGDASAEMVARHAALFELRFAEPVLPLLDRVGHMPLPPYIDRADDSADRERYQTVYAKRQGAVAAPTAGLHFDAGMLQAIRDKGVETAEVTLHVGAGTFQPVRVERIEEHVMHQEWLEVGPEVVAAVEQCKARGGRVIAVGTTSVRSLESAARDGVLKPFSGDTDIFLYPGRPFHVVDALVTNFHLPESTLLMLVSAFAGYPETMAAYAAAVAERYRFFSYGDAMFITRNPAPRGPEVSQ, from the coding sequence ATGCGTCTCAGTGATTTTGCCTTCGATCTGCCCGATGAACTTATCGCGCGTCACCCCTTGGCCGAGCGGCGCGGCAGTCGCCTCCTGTGTCTGGACGGCCCCAGCGGTGAGCTGAGCCACCGGCGGTTTGTTGACCTGCTCGAGTATCTGCAGCCGGGCGATCTGATGGTGTTCAACAACACGCGGGTTATTCCGGCGCGGCTGTTTGGTCGCAAGGAGACCGGCGGCCAGCTGGAGGTGCTGGTTGAGCGTGTGCTGGATGAGCACCGCGTGCTGGCCCATATTCGCTCCAGCAAATCGCCCAAGCCGGGTAGCAAAATTCTGCTGGAAGGGGACGCCAGCGCCGAGATGGTTGCGCGCCACGCGGCGCTGTTCGAGCTGCGCTTTGCCGAGCCGGTACTACCACTGCTCGACCGCGTCGGTCACATGCCGCTGCCGCCCTATATCGACCGTGCGGATGACAGCGCCGATCGTGAGCGCTATCAAACCGTGTATGCCAAGCGCCAGGGCGCCGTTGCCGCGCCCACCGCCGGCCTGCACTTTGATGCGGGCATGCTGCAGGCAATTCGCGATAAGGGCGTAGAGACTGCCGAGGTGACCCTGCACGTGGGTGCCGGCACCTTCCAGCCGGTGCGCGTCGAGCGCATCGAAGAGCACGTGATGCATCAGGAGTGGCTGGAAGTCGGCCCCGAGGTTGTGGCTGCGGTGGAGCAGTGCAAGGCGCGCGGCGGCCGGGTGATAGCGGTGGGCACCACCAGCGTGCGCTCACTGGAGTCCGCCGCGCGCGATGGCGTGCTCAAACCCTTCAGTGGTGATACCGATATTTTTCTCTACCCGGGCAGACCCTTTCATGTGGTTGATGCGCTGGTGACCAACTTCCACTTGCCGGAGTCAACCCTGCTGATGCTGGTCTCGGCCTTCGCTGGTTACCCCGAAACCATGGCGGCCTACGCGGCTGCGGTGGCCGAGCGGTATCGATTTTTCAGTTACGGTGATGCCATGTTCATTACCCGCAATCCTGCCCCGCGTGGGCCAGAGGTATCGCAATGA
- a CDS encoding DUF7844 domain-containing protein, producing the protein MPVVLRWLLGCGLLVSLQVQAELQLVLQPRGLSPEQRQATEAVLAEAQTSLPPSLRQRLDKRIAVRWSERLNANVIGRASSSGALLLNRRWLPRLLAVESGPQAHSELLATLLHEVAHFYDRVAYWPEDQRALLLACRQQQESLGRVGLPPRCRGQGERHFSLSDDPRLLDLAGWPEQPEQRGVRADTNPQRDRSPDRYELSSPSEFVAVNLEYFLLDPHYACRRPALQHYFHQHFGWAPPGADDCASTLPYVNASLDEHQQALGRLDPERVYAVHYLLAEPNEAWASRWGHSMLRLVVCAPGRPRGPDCLLDVSEHLVLSFRAFVEDVQLSSWDGLVGNYPSRLFILPLTQVVDEYTKLELRSLSSVPLRFSRSELHDLLQQAVQLHWSYDGDYYFINNNCAVETRRLLRVGTQNPALRDLQSITPTGLLSLLTARGIADQQPLQDRQQALRLGYFFDSFRERYQLMFTQVQAGLDLPAPDVEAWFALGAEARAQWLEQGDVRTTAALLLLEQAAQRRQLLLVRQELKERYMAGRGGGDTQLGEAEGLLQGLLAQSGFLSRPAELLPAGYGLPQPDEWQQLQQQSEGRRASLQAMTARLEDQLLALLDAGRQAELNGGTRNIRLLAERLKALHQAAGGLQLP; encoded by the coding sequence CTGCCCGTCGTATTACGCTGGCTGTTGGGCTGTGGCTTGCTGGTTTCTCTGCAGGTGCAAGCCGAGCTGCAGCTGGTGCTGCAGCCGCGCGGGTTGAGCCCTGAGCAGCGTCAAGCCACCGAAGCCGTGCTGGCGGAGGCGCAGACGAGTCTGCCGCCCAGTCTGCGCCAACGCCTGGATAAGCGCATTGCAGTGCGTTGGAGTGAGCGCCTCAATGCCAATGTGATTGGGCGCGCCAGTAGCAGCGGGGCATTGCTGCTTAACCGCCGCTGGCTGCCGCGCTTGCTGGCGGTAGAGAGCGGCCCGCAGGCGCATTCCGAATTGCTCGCCACACTCTTGCATGAGGTGGCGCATTTCTATGATCGCGTCGCTTACTGGCCTGAGGATCAGCGCGCCTTGCTGCTGGCCTGTCGTCAGCAGCAAGAGAGTCTGGGGCGGGTGGGGTTGCCGCCCCGTTGCCGCGGGCAGGGTGAGCGCCATTTCAGCCTGAGTGATGATCCGCGCCTGTTGGATTTGGCTGGCTGGCCAGAGCAGCCAGAACAGCGCGGCGTGCGCGCAGATACCAATCCGCAGCGGGACCGCAGCCCCGACCGCTATGAGCTGAGCAGTCCGAGCGAGTTTGTCGCGGTCAATCTCGAATATTTCCTGCTCGACCCGCACTACGCCTGCCGCCGCCCGGCGCTGCAGCACTACTTCCATCAGCACTTTGGTTGGGCACCGCCGGGCGCAGATGACTGCGCCTCGACGCTACCCTACGTAAACGCCAGTCTGGATGAGCACCAGCAGGCGCTGGGTCGGCTGGACCCCGAGCGGGTGTATGCCGTGCATTATCTATTGGCAGAGCCCAATGAAGCGTGGGCCAGCCGGTGGGGGCACAGCATGCTGCGGTTGGTGGTCTGCGCGCCGGGCCGACCGCGCGGACCGGACTGCCTACTCGACGTCAGTGAGCATCTGGTGCTGTCTTTTCGCGCCTTTGTTGAGGATGTGCAGCTCTCCAGTTGGGATGGGCTGGTCGGCAACTACCCATCGCGCCTGTTTATTCTGCCGCTGACGCAGGTGGTGGATGAGTACACCAAGCTGGAGTTGCGCAGCCTCAGTTCGGTACCGCTGCGGTTCAGTCGGTCTGAGCTACATGACCTGCTGCAGCAAGCGGTGCAGCTGCATTGGAGTTATGACGGCGACTACTATTTCATCAACAACAACTGCGCGGTAGAAACCCGCAGGTTGTTGCGCGTAGGCACGCAAAACCCTGCGCTGCGCGACCTGCAGAGTATTACCCCGACTGGCCTGCTGAGCTTGTTGACGGCGCGAGGGATAGCCGATCAGCAGCCTTTGCAGGATCGACAGCAAGCGCTGCGCCTGGGCTACTTTTTCGACTCGTTCCGAGAGCGTTATCAACTGATGTTCACCCAGGTGCAAGCTGGTCTGGATCTCCCGGCGCCGGATGTTGAGGCGTGGTTTGCCCTGGGTGCTGAGGCACGTGCTCAGTGGTTGGAGCAAGGCGATGTGCGCACCACGGCGGCGCTACTCCTGCTCGAGCAGGCCGCGCAGCGGCGCCAGCTGCTACTGGTGCGGCAGGAGTTGAAGGAGCGCTATATGGCAGGGCGCGGCGGCGGTGATACGCAGTTGGGTGAGGCTGAAGGTTTGCTGCAGGGGCTGCTGGCGCAAAGTGGGTTTCTCAGTCGCCCGGCAGAGCTGCTTCCTGCGGGTTACGGTCTGCCTCAGCCGGATGAGTGGCAGCAGTTGCAGCAGCAGAGCGAAGGGCGCCGGGCCAGCTTGCAGGCCATGACGGCACGTCTGGAAGATCAGTTGTTGGCACTGTTGGATGCCGGACGGCAGGCCGAGTTGAACGGCGGTACGCGCAATATACGGCTGCTGGCTGAGCGCTTGAAAGCGCTGCACCAGGCTGCGGGTGGGCTGCAGTTGCCATAA
- a CDS encoding DUF2388 domain-containing protein gives MKRLSLLAAVGVFALSGLASASSFIATTDTIGASLANSVEGTSDVSSGGNDKVLLQAQDDAASFVASGGAIRGVRLEAALAHIRQQQPALSATDMQLAEAILAR, from the coding sequence ATGAAACGACTTTCCCTGCTGGCTGCTGTTGGCGTGTTTGCACTCTCAGGTCTGGCCTCGGCCAGTAGCTTTATTGCGACCACCGATACCATTGGTGCCTCCTTGGCCAACAGCGTTGAAGGTACCAGCGATGTCAGCTCCGGCGGTAACGACAAGGTGCTATTGCAGGCGCAGGACGATGCAGCCAGTTTTGTTGCCAGCGGTGGCGCCATTCGCGGGGTGCGCCTGGAGGCCGCGCTGGCGCATATTCGTCAGCAGCAGCCTGCGCTGAGCGCCACTGACATGCAGCTTGCCGAGGCCATTCTCGCGCGTTGA
- a CDS encoding ZIP family metal transporter yields MQELYLVIILTLMAGMAMPLGALLAGIEQLRPDWLKDEYRHGIIAFGGGALLSAVALVLVPEGIAPLSPWLAALCFVGGGAAFMALDILLDRIHTPAGQMAAMLSDYLPESLALGAAFAVGESSGLLLACLMTLQNLPEGFNACRELSAATHYRAPRVALIFAVIALLGPLFGVLGYAWLSAYPGVVAMVMLFAAGGICYSVFQDIAPQARLEKHWAPPMGAVLGFVLGMVGHQLTLG; encoded by the coding sequence ATGCAGGAGTTGTATCTGGTCATCATTCTGACCCTGATGGCAGGCATGGCGATGCCGCTGGGCGCTCTGCTGGCGGGCATAGAGCAACTGCGCCCGGATTGGCTGAAGGATGAATACCGTCACGGCATCATCGCCTTTGGTGGTGGTGCGCTGCTGTCGGCGGTTGCCCTGGTGCTGGTGCCCGAAGGTATTGCGCCACTGTCACCCTGGCTGGCGGCGTTGTGCTTCGTTGGTGGCGGCGCTGCATTCATGGCGCTGGATATCTTGCTGGACCGGATTCACACCCCCGCCGGCCAAATGGCCGCTATGCTGTCGGATTATTTGCCCGAGTCGCTGGCGCTCGGCGCCGCCTTTGCCGTGGGTGAAAGCAGCGGCCTGCTGCTGGCCTGCCTGATGACGCTGCAAAACCTGCCGGAGGGATTCAATGCCTGCCGCGAGCTAAGTGCAGCCACGCACTATCGCGCGCCTCGAGTTGCGCTGATATTTGCCGTGATAGCGCTGCTAGGGCCACTCTTTGGCGTGCTGGGGTACGCCTGGCTATCGGCTTATCCGGGTGTGGTGGCGATGGTCATGCTGTTCGCTGCCGGCGGAATTTGCTACTCGGTGTTTCAGGACATCGCGCCCCAGGCCCGTCTGGAAAAGCATTGGGCGCCGCCCATGGGTGCGGTGCTTGGCTTTGTGCTGGGCATGGTCGGTCATCAGCTCACGCTAGGCTGA
- the trxB gene encoding thioredoxin-disulfide reductase — protein MSEVRHSRLIILGSGPAGYSAAVYAARANLKPLLITGMQMGGQLTTTTEVDNWPGDVEGLQGPELMERMRKHAERFETEIQFDHINKVDLSKRPFTLWGDSGEYQCDALIIATGASARYLGLPSEEAFMGKGVSACATCDGFFYRNQDVAVVGGGNTAVEEALYLANIAKKVTVVHRREVFRAEKILVDKLLARVAEGKIELKLNAQLDEVLGDQSGVTGMRIALNSGGTEDIALAGVFIAIGHTPNTSLFEDQLDMHDGYLKIKSGTEGNATQTNIPGVFAAGDVADHVYRQAITSAGAGCMAALDAERFLDEL, from the coding sequence ATGTCTGAAGTGCGTCATTCCCGTCTGATCATTCTGGGCTCCGGCCCGGCCGGCTACAGCGCCGCAGTTTATGCTGCGCGCGCCAACCTGAAACCGCTGCTGATCACCGGCATGCAGATGGGCGGTCAGCTCACCACCACGACCGAGGTCGACAACTGGCCGGGTGATGTTGAGGGGCTGCAGGGGCCGGAACTGATGGAGCGTATGCGCAAGCACGCCGAGCGCTTCGAGACGGAAATCCAGTTCGACCACATCAACAAGGTCGATCTCAGCAAGCGCCCGTTCACCCTCTGGGGCGACAGTGGCGAGTATCAGTGCGACGCGCTGATCATTGCCACCGGTGCCTCGGCACGTTACCTCGGCCTGCCGTCTGAAGAGGCGTTTATGGGCAAGGGCGTTTCTGCCTGCGCCACCTGTGATGGCTTCTTCTACCGCAACCAGGATGTGGCGGTTGTAGGGGGCGGCAACACCGCCGTTGAAGAGGCGCTGTACCTGGCCAATATTGCCAAGAAGGTGACTGTGGTGCACCGTCGTGAGGTGTTCCGCGCCGAGAAGATTCTGGTCGACAAGCTGCTGGCACGGGTTGCCGAAGGCAAGATCGAGCTCAAGCTGAACGCACAGCTGGACGAGGTGCTGGGCGATCAGAGTGGTGTGACCGGCATGCGTATCGCGCTGAACAGCGGCGGCACCGAAGATATCGCCCTGGCGGGTGTGTTTATCGCCATTGGCCATACACCGAACACCAGTCTGTTTGAAGATCAGCTGGATATGCATGACGGCTATCTGAAGATCAAGAGCGGCACTGAGGGTAATGCTACCCAGACCAACATCCCCGGTGTATTCGCCGCGGGCGATGTAGCTGACCATGTATACCGTCAGGCGATCACCTCAGCCGGCGCGGGTTGCATGGCCGCACTGGATGCCGAGCGCTTCCTCGACGAGCTGTAA
- a CDS encoding peroxiredoxin, translated as MSVLVNRTAPSFVAPAVLADGSIVEDFDFASLRGKYVVVFFWPLDFTFVCPSEIIAHNNRMDKFRALGVEVVGISVDSQYTHYAWRSTPVEKGGIGPVGFTMVADVKHEITRAYGVEHEDGVALRASFLIDRAGIVQHQVVNNLSLGREVDEMIRLIDALQFTEEHGDVCPAGWRKGQPGMQESPEGVASYLAKHASEL; from the coding sequence ATGAGTGTTTTGGTGAACCGCACGGCACCCAGTTTCGTTGCGCCAGCGGTCTTGGCCGATGGCAGCATTGTAGAGGATTTTGACTTCGCCTCGCTGCGCGGCAAATATGTTGTGGTATTTTTCTGGCCGCTGGACTTTACCTTCGTTTGCCCGTCGGAAATCATCGCGCACAACAATCGCATGGACAAGTTTCGCGCGCTGGGCGTTGAAGTGGTCGGCATTTCGGTCGATTCGCAGTACACCCACTACGCCTGGCGCAGTACGCCGGTCGAAAAGGGCGGTATTGGCCCGGTCGGCTTCACCATGGTGGCTGATGTCAAACACGAGATTACCCGCGCCTACGGTGTAGAGCACGAGGACGGTGTGGCCTTGCGCGCCTCGTTTCTGATTGATCGCGCAGGCATCGTGCAGCATCAGGTGGTGAATAACCTGTCGCTGGGACGTGAAGTCGACGAGATGATTCGCCTGATAGACGCGCTGCAGTTTACCGAGGAGCACGGTGACGTGTGCCCCGCCGGCTGGCGCAAGGGGCAGCCCGGCATGCAGGAAAGTCCTGAAGGTGTAGCCAGTTACCTGGCCAAGCACGCCTCGGAGCTTTGA
- the cysZ gene encoding sulfate transporter CysZ encodes MKDTFDVLRGPDYLKEGWQRIRQPGLRRFVLIPLALNLVVFAALIGWGIQQFDLLMAQLMPQLPDWAAFIEWLLWPLFALVVLLVLFFGFSVVANIIASPFYGFLAEKIAEQERNEVSPPTSYRDILLVVPQSVGRELRKLVYYLPRMGVLLLLTLVPVVNLVASPLLLAFGVWMMAVQYIDYQADNEKVSFIDMLRWMRGRRGISLGFGLPVYVGMLIPLVNLLVMPAAVAGSTLLWVRERRSRTS; translated from the coding sequence ATGAAGGATACGTTCGACGTTCTGCGCGGCCCCGATTACCTCAAGGAGGGGTGGCAGCGGATCAGGCAACCAGGCCTGCGCCGCTTCGTGCTGATTCCGCTGGCGCTCAACCTGGTAGTGTTTGCCGCATTGATCGGCTGGGGTATTCAGCAGTTCGACCTGCTGATGGCGCAACTCATGCCGCAGCTACCGGACTGGGCCGCGTTCATCGAGTGGCTGCTGTGGCCCTTGTTTGCCTTGGTGGTGTTGCTGGTGCTGTTTTTTGGCTTCAGCGTGGTGGCCAACATCATCGCATCACCTTTCTATGGCTTTCTGGCGGAAAAAATCGCCGAACAGGAGCGCAACGAAGTCAGCCCGCCCACCAGTTACCGCGACATACTGCTGGTGGTGCCGCAAAGCGTTGGCCGCGAATTGCGCAAACTGGTTTATTACCTGCCGCGCATGGGCGTTCTGTTGTTACTGACATTGGTGCCGGTGGTCAATCTGGTTGCCTCACCCTTGTTGCTGGCGTTCGGGGTGTGGATGATGGCGGTGCAGTACATTGATTATCAGGCCGACAACGAGAAGGTCAGCTTCATCGACATGCTGCGCTGGATGCGCGGGCGACGCGGCATCTCCCTTGGCTTTGGCCTGCCGGTTTACGTCGGCATGCTGATTCCGCTGGTGAACCTGCTGGTGATGCCCGCGGCCGTGGCTGGCTCCACCCTGCTGTGGGTACGCGAACGCCGCAGCCGGACATCATAA